One window of Oncorhynchus kisutch isolate 150728-3 unplaced genomic scaffold, Okis_V2 Okis05a-Okis16b_hom, whole genome shotgun sequence genomic DNA carries:
- the LOC109879261 gene encoding pyridoxal phosphate phosphatase PHOSPHO2 — MKTLLVFDFDHTLVDDNSDTWVIQCIPDQCLPDLVKNSYQKGLWTEYMGRVMSYIGDQDISPDTIRSVMETIPFTDGMIELLTFIVSNKNDIDCIIISDSNTVFIDWILQVAGVQDAVDQVFTNPAAFDKRGYMEIECYHSHQCSQCPVNLCKRKVLADFLAGQLKGGVEYQRTFYVGDGGNDLCPSNSLREGDVVFPRKGYTLERLLSRQSAQQGEGSSNPRVVGWTSGKEILMELKACVPL; from the coding sequence ATGAAGACTCTGTTGGTGTTTGACTTCGACCACACCTTGGTGGATGACAACAGTGACACCTGGGTCATTCAGTGTATCCCGGACCAATGCCTGCCAGACCTGGTCAAGAACTCCTACCAGAAGGGACTCTGGACAGAGTACATGGGCAGAGTCATGTCCTATATAGGAGACCAGGACATCAGCCCCGATACAATCCGAAGTGTGATGGAGACAATACCGTTTACAGACGGAATGATTGAACTGTTGACGTTCATTGTGAGTAACAAGAACGACATTGACTGCATCATTATCTCAGATTCAAACACAGTGTTCATCGACTGGATACTGCAGGTGGCTGGGGTTCAAGACGCGGTCGACCAAGTCTTCACCAATCCGGCTGCGTTTGACAAGCGTGGCTACATGGAGATAGAATGTTACCATTCTCACCAGTGTAGCCAGTGCCCTGTCAATCTGTGTAAGAGGAAAGTGCTGGCTGATTTCCTGGCAGGGCAGTTGAAGGGAGGGGTAGAGTATCAGAGAACTTTCTATGTAGGGGACGGAGGGAACGACCTTTGCCCTTCCAACAGTCTAAGGGAAGGAGATGTGGTGTTCCCTAGAAAGGGTTACACCTTGGAGAGGCTGCTCTCTAGACAGAGTGCACAACAAGGAGAGGGTTCGTCGAACCCGAGAGTCGTAGGATGGACAAGTGGAAAAGAGATCCTGATGGAACTGAAAGCATGTGTTCCCCTGTAG